From Podospora bellae-mahoneyi strain CBS 112042 chromosome 3, whole genome shotgun sequence, the proteins below share one genomic window:
- a CDS encoding hypothetical protein (EggNog:ENOG503P9TV), whose product MPRSYRSDSSPEREREDYYRPSRHRSVTPGPNTRGPSRPRDYSPSSRGGGRADEYYASGALQERHPHFEYEDHTPFYRPDPRDRDTLQIPHDGYRRSSRPRTTRTSTDDSLTTGTTYTGDTTTIIPRSSRGRSRSSSSFSSRSSSPDIHHRKRGPIRQAKKSLQETFTPSTSGLGVGVLGAIVGGLAAREAVEHLPPKSRSKSRSGSHSKSRHDKVAVLGTVLGAAIGGLGANAIERHIERKKGIEESWGRREGELARLEERVKEAEGGRDREYERGRRY is encoded by the coding sequence ATGCCACGATCTTACCGCTCCGACAGCTCCCCCGAGCGAGAAAGAGAAGACTACTACCGCCCCTCCCGTCACCGCTCCGTCACTCCCGGCCCCAACACCCGCGGTCCTTCCCGTCCAAGAGAttactccccctcttcccgcGGAGGGGGCCGCGCAGACGAGTACTACGCCTCGGGCGCTTTGCAGGAGCGACATCCCCACTTTGAATACGAAGACCACACCCCCTTTTACCGCCCCGACCCACGCGATCGTGATACGTTGCAGATCCCGCATGACGGCTATCGCCGGTCTTCTAGGCCGAGAACAACCCGCACCAGTACCGATGATAGTTTGACAACGGGAACGACGTATACAGGTgacacaaccaccatcatccctcGCTCTAGCCGTGGCCGTTCCAGATCGTCTAGCAGTTTCTCTTCGCGATCTTCATCACCAgacatccaccaccgcaaacGGGGTCCGATTCGGCAGGCGAAGAAATCGCTTCAGGAAACTTTTACTCCGTCTACTTCTggcttgggggtgggggttctAGGTGCTATTGTTGGTGGTCTGGCGGCACGAGAGGCGGTGGAGCATTTACCTCCGAAGTCGAGATCAAAGAGTAGATCGGGGAGTCACAGCAAGAGTAGGCATGACAAGGTTGCGGTTCTGGGCACGGTGCTAGGGGCGGcgattggggggttgggggcgaATGCGATTGAGAGGCATATTGAGAGGAAAAAGGGGATTGAGGAGAGTTGGGgacggagggagggggagttggctAGGTTGGAGGAAcgggtgaaggaggcggagggggggagggatagggagtatgagagggggaggaggtactGA
- the DYS1 gene encoding Deoxyhypusine synthase (BUSCO:EOG09263H5H; COG:O; EggNog:ENOG503NTXI) codes for MDSNLPPTAATEAVLVQSVDMPSDAQKVEELDFNAFKGRPITVDDLLQGMKHMGFQASSMCEAVRIINDMRTWSDPSDPSAKTTIFLGYTSNLISSGLRGTLRYLAQHSHISAIVTTAGGVEEDFIKCLGDTYLSSFAAEGSSLRKQGLNRIGNLVVPNKNYCLFEDWVVPILDRMLEEQEASKGTEDEINWTPSKIIHRLGKEINDERSVYYWAYKNNIPVFCPALTDGSLGDMLYFHTFKASPKQLRVDIVEDIRKINTIAVRAKRAGMIILGGGIVKHHIANACLMRNGAESAVYVNTAQEFDGSDAGARPDEAVSWGKIKIGADAVKVYMEATAAFPFIVANTFAKED; via the exons ATGGACAGCAACCTGCCCCCAACCGCAGCCACCGAGGCCGTCCTCGTCCAATCAGTCGACATGCCCTCAGACGCCCAAAAAGTAGAAGAGCTCGACTTCAACGCCTTCAAAGGCCGGCCCATCACCGTCGACGACCTCCTCCAGGGCATGAAGCACATGGGCTTCCAAGCCTCCTCCATGTGCGAAGCCGTCCGGATAATCAACGACATGCGCACCTGGTCAGACCCCTCTGACCCCTCggccaaaaccaccatcttcctcggctacacctccaacctcatctcctccggccTCCGCGGCACCCTCCGCTACCTAGCCCAGCACTCCCACATCTccgccatcgtcaccaccgccggcggcgtCGAGGAGGACTTTATCAAGTGCCTCGGCGACACCTACCTCTCTTCCTTCGCCGCCGAGGGCTCCTCCCTCCGCAAGCAAGGGCTCAACCGCATCGGGAACCTCGTCGTCCCCAACAAGAACTACTGCCTGTTTGAAGATTGGGTCGTGCCCATCCTGGACAGGATGctcgaggagcaggaggccTCCAAGGGTACCGAAGACGAGATCAACTGGACGCCCTCCAAGATTATCCACCGGTTGGGCAAGGAGATCAACGATGAGAGGAGCGTCTATTACTGGGCGTACAAGAACAACATTCCTGTTTTCTGCCCGGCGCTGACGGatgggagtttgggggatATGCTGTATTTCCACACGTTCAAGGCGTCGCCGAAGCAGTTGAGGGTGGATATCGTCGAAGATATCAGAAAGATCAACACCATTGCTGTGAGGGCCAAGAGGGCAGGCATGATTATTTTGGGAGGCGGGATTGTGAAGCACCACATAGCCAATGCGTGCTTGATGAGAAACGGGGCCGAGTCGGCCGTGTATGTCAACACTGCTCAGGAGTTTGACGGCAGTGACGCCGGTGCGAGACCAGATGAGGCGGTCAGCTGGGGAAAGATCAAGATCGGTGCTGATGCAGTCAAG GTCTACATGGAAGCCACAgccgccttccccttcatcGTAGCCAACACCTTTGCAAAAGAAGACTAG
- a CDS encoding hypothetical protein (EggNog:ENOG503P5NK): protein MDGRFEQNVTSGILSLAAGDDDFTRHRPDPINVQAAQAHASRSGSQRSVAVHNPPEAAERADRGNNNEMSQTSAAEGFGRVGGPGERPGSIAASSVYSDDLARGEGQPWGPTGDDADPFTASYTNEEGERFPSEIQPLRVGLAGQPGSGLKRFSALQNYSYPATSARHQSILRDYSAWAAERGPGHDDEGWSNWDYEEARANDLRIYGEEDSGEGPSGEQSDSYESIYACSSPDPGEVSPSGEPQALPQPTRAHQHHQESADSSRLLPPRADLQGRDDSPLDQYMPVEAQAGPSASRRTGTKNLFGDGGWLADTSSSAQQTPAQKKLEKITGPRRSPTKSKSRFLGGFMKKARGIVESPSRTFGPPLRRSPASMPQPPRSGEEPPTPPLHILRQSQLVISLNPREQSLIYCELDFAIADALNDYIMSQFNLGRVDHATIKKTADEWAKKGLPKVKGFRYDVDTQLSILRAHIEQFKFYGQAATTVPSMLGIIDTMRTTAREMRLRTYCVPDVVISKWL, encoded by the exons ATGGACGGCCGCTTCGAACAGAACGTCACCAGCGGCATCCTTTCCCTTGCCGCTGGTGACGATGACTTCACCCGTCACCGTCCCGACCCCATCAACGTCCAAGCCGCCCAGGCCCACGCTTCTCGTTCGGGTTCTCAACGCTCAGTCGCGGTTCACAACCCGCCTGAGGCTGCGGAGAGAGCTGATAGAG gcaacaacaacgagaTGTCCCAGACATCCGCAGCGGAGGGCTTCGGCCGAGTCGGTGGCCCTGGGGAGCGCCCGGGCAGCATAGCTGCCTCATCTGTTTACTCAGACGACCTCGCTCGCGGGGAGGGTCAACCTTGGGGACCCACTGGTGATGACGCAGATCCCTTCACTGCGTCATACACCaacgaggagggggagcgatTCCCCTCCGAAATTCAACCGCTCCGGGTTGGTCTCGCTGGCCAACCCGGTTCCGGCCTGAAGCGCTTTTCAGCGCTTCAAAACTACTCGTACCCGGCGACGTCCGCTCGCCATCAGAGCATCCTTCGGGATTACTCCGCCTGGGCGGCCGAGCGCGGCCCTGGGCATGATGACG AAGGGTGGTCCAACTGGGACTACGAGGAGGCGAGAGCCAATGATCTTCGGATCTATGGCGAGGAAGACTCTGGCGAGGGTCCTTCCGGCGAGCAGTCAGATTCTTATGAGTCTATTTACGCTTGCTCCTCGCCCGACCCCGGGGAAGTCTCTCCCTCGGGAGAACCCCAAGCTCTCCCCCAGCCGACGAGAgctcaccagcaccaccaagagTCAGCTGACTcttctcgtcttcttcctccccgcgCCGACCTCCAAGGCCGGGACGACTCACCGCTCGACCAATACATGCCGGTCGAGGCCCAAGCCGGCCCCTCTGCGTCTCGGCGCACGGGCACCAAGAACCTCTTCGGAGATGGCGGTTGGCTCGCTGATACCAGTTCCTCGGCGCAGCAGACCCCAGCTCaaaagaagctggagaagatcACCGGTCCCAGGAGGAGCCCGACCAAGTCCAAGTCCCGCTTCCTTGGCGGCTTCATGAAGAAAGCTCGCGGGATCGTCGAATCACCCTCTCGCACCTTCGGCCCCCCGCTTCGCCGCTCGCCAGCTTCGATGCCACAGCCGCCTCGCAGTGGTGAAGaacctcccaccccgccaCTCCACATCCTTCGCCAATCTCAGCTCgtcatctccctcaaccctCGCGAGCAATCCCTTATTTACTGTGAGCTCGACTTCGCCATCGCCGACGCTCTCAACGACTACATCATGTCGCAGTTCAACCTCGGCCGAGTTGATCATGCCACTATCAAGAAGACCGCCGACGAGTGGGCCAAGAAGGGTTTACCCAAAGTCAAGGGCTTCCGCTACGACGTCGACACCCAGTTGTCCATCCTCCGCGCCCATATCGAGCAGTTCAAGTTCTACGGTCAGGCCGCCACGACCGTCCCGTCCATGCTCGGCATCATCGACACCATGAGGACCACGGCCCGCGAGATGCGTCTCCGCACTTACTGCGTTCCTGATGTGGTGATTAGCAAGTGGCTCTAG
- a CDS encoding hypothetical protein (COG:C; COG:E; EggNog:ENOG503NVNW) produces MSRLATLPRRLALLRPLRRTTCTARSYSTASDQRLDNRVKIVEVGPRDGLQNEKNIVPLATKIELIERLAKTGLQTIEAGSFVAPKWVPQMANSSEILSHILTTPPPSPHPLTYSFLAPNMKGLSNAFSILDANPSSFSTESNPSPSKPSLEIAVFASASETFSQKNLNASIAASLEAFRAVISAAKETPYNLRVRGYISVVLGCPFEGYDVSPHRVAEIATELLEMGVDEIALGDTTGMGTAPRTKDLLNCLRSAGIRNEDVAMHFHDTYGQALVNTAVALEHGIRTFDASVSGLGGCPYSPGATGNVATEDMVYFMESLGMDAGVDLDGVAEVGEWISKELGRGNGSTVGRAVLGRRKRKQE; encoded by the exons ATGTCGAGACTGGCGACCCTCCCCCGACGACTGgctctcctccgccccctaAGGAGGACGACATGCACCGCCAGGAGCTACTCCACAGCATCCGACCAGCGCCTCGACAACCGCGTCAAGATCGTCGAAGTAGGGCCGCGCGATGGCCTCCAAAACGAAAAGAATATCGTGCCGCTGGCGACAAAGATTGAGCTGATTGAACGACTGGCAAAGACCGGGCTTCAGACAATCGAGGCGGGTTCGTTTGTCGCTCCGAAATGGGTGCCACAA ATGGCCAACTCCTCCGAaatcctctcccacatcctcaccaccccaccaccctccccccaccccctaacctactccttcctcgcccccaACATGAAAGGCCTCTCcaacgccttctccatcctcgacgcaaacccctcctctttctccaCCGAATCCAACCCTTCACCATCAAAACCCTCCCTCGAAATAGCTGTCTTTGCCTCGGCAAGCGAAACCTTTTCTCAAAAAaacctcaacgcctccaTCGCCGCCTCTCTTGAAGCTTTTAGGGCGGtcatctccgccgccaaGGAAACACCCTACAACCTCCGCGTCCGCGGCTACATCTCCGTCGTCCTCGGCTGCCCCTTTGAGGGTTACGACGTCTCGCCCCACCGCGTTGCTGAGATTGCTACCGAGCTGCTAGAGATGGGAGTGGACGAAATCGCGCTGGGTGATACGACAGGCATGGGCACTGCGCCCAGAACAAAGGACTTGTTGAATTGTCTGAGGAGCGCGGGGATAAGGAATGAGGATGTGGCGATGCACTTTCATGATACGTACGGGCAGGCGCTGGTGAACACGGCTGTGGCGTTGGAGCATGGGATCAGGACGTTCGATGCTAGTGTtagtgggttggggggttgccCGTACAGCCCCGGGGCTACCGGGAATGTGGCGACGGAGGATATGGTGTATTTTATGGAGAGTTTGGGGATGGATGCGGGGGTTGATTTGGATGGGGTGGCCGAGGTGGGGGAGTGGATTAGcaaggagttggggagggggaatggGAGTACCGTTGGGAGGGCGGTTTTGgggcggaggaagaggaagcaggagtga
- a CDS encoding hypothetical protein (EggNog:ENOG503Q0C9; COG:S), producing the protein MPTPLGPSPQPQRAGYRKSGFAYTPLGLDPAEVRLLTLEPSEDDTAPIVCRVDIFEFDPDLYGHFDALSYAWGTKDDEQFITVNENTQFKIRKNLWLALRRIRHKTEPKKFWIDAICIDQGNPVEKSEQVGKIGDIYKYCGRCFIWLGDFPKPADVTATTPSSPASALELLNLFATLSQPTTHLSDLPCFTPFTKGKRADIKDSYKPHFESFAALLDLEWWKRTWTIQELALPSDITLLFADQELPYLTLQNAVDGLTRHSTAKCCKTHRLALRGLGFDTIVTIEERISSMVTTRQQKLEAKTPITFTQLRRKFCGSQVSWKRDSFYGFLGIVTNKNFLRPDYTLSLRQALTEAVFACVKGESDGVELLMGERLFRPQDGYRRLHVPSWVADASFCTFPPKWALMERRRLALYASFVDEGGEEKARKVFVKYLKMTKNGILLTKSRRVGVIGRVGEVLVDQGRWLDVPRVLSSWMELAGVKREGWGEDPGTNDERTDAFWRTMINDSTEIDGDRLLYGRPTTASEGGEQSDYSRLRSLWDLVNPAPKSPGPKSPAPATEGTTPQPQTEVGVDPFNIQPIIDEWVPTWVPGWISDFASDFIRAMALASNQDAVHDLVVSHDSKMIYHLLACLWERRLFVTENDDKIGLAPRDAQKGDEVHVIPGCPAPFILRRLDGPNVNTNWQLGDWESDALPQYMVVGNGFYHGFMGGDGGLGRGVAEEKIALH; encoded by the exons ATGCCCACCCCTCTCGgcccatccccccaaccccagcggGCCGGCTACAGGAAATCCGGCTTCGCCTACAcccccctcggcctcgacccAGCCGAAGTCCGTCTCCTCACCCTAGAGCCAAGCGAGGACGACACCGCTCCCATCGTCTGCAGGGTCGACATTTTCGAGTTTGACCCTGATCTATATGGCCACTTTGACGCTCTGTCGTATGCCTGGGGCACCAAAGACGACGAGCAGTTTATCACCGTGAACGAAAACACCCAGTTCAAGATCCGGAAGAACCTCTGGCTTGCCCTGCGTCGGATCCGTCACAAGACTGAGCCGAAGAAGTTCTGGATTGACGCCATATGCATTGACCAGGGGAACCCAGTGGAGAAGAGTGAGCAGGTGGGCAAGATAGGGGATATTTACAAGTACTGCGGGAGGTGTTTCATCTG GCTAGGCGACTTCCCCAAACCAGCCGACGTgaccgccaccaccccttcatcccccgcctccgccctcgagctcctcaacctcttcgccaccctctcccaaccaaccacccatctctccgacctcccctgcttcacccccttcaccaaAGGCAAGCGCGCCGACATCAAAGACTCCTACAAACCCCACTTCGAATCCttcgccgccctcctcgacctggaATGGTGGAAACGCACCTGGACGATCCAGGAgctcgccctcccctccgacATCACCCTCCTATTCGCGGACCAAGAACTCCCctacctcaccctccaaaacGCAGTCGACGGTCTAACCCGTCACTCGACGGCCAAATGCTGCAAAACCCACCGTTTAGCCCTGCGAGGTTTGGGGTTCGACACCATCGTCACGATCGAAGAACGTATCTCATCAATGGTCACCACCCGCCAGCAAAAGTTGGAAGCCAAAACCCCTATTACATTCACACAGCTCCGACGCAAGTTCTGCGGCTCGCAGGTGAGCTGGAAGAGGGACTCGTTTTACGGGTTTTTGGGTATCGTTACGAATAAGAATTTTCTCAGGCCGGATTACACCTTGTCGTTGAGGCAGGCGCTAACGGAGGCGGTGTTTGCGTgtgtgaagggggagagtgACGGGGTGGAGTTGCTcatgggggagaggttgttcAGGCCGCAGGATGGTTACAGAAGGCTGCATGTCCCGAGCTGGGTGGCGGATGCGAGCTTTTGTACGTTCCCGCCCAAGTGGGcgttgatggagaggaggaggttggcgcTTTATGCGAgttttgttgatgaggggggggaggagaaggcgaggaaggttTTTGTCAAGTATTTGAAGATGACGAAGAATGGGATACTGCTTACGaagtcgaggagggtgggggttaTTGGGAGGGTCGGGGAGGTGCTGGTTGATCAGGGGCGGTGGTTGGACGTGCCGAGGGTGTTGAGCTCGTGGATGGAGTTGGCGGGGGTGAaaagggaggggtggggggaggatcCGGGGACTAATGATGAGAGGACGGATGCGTTTTGGAGGACGATGATTAACGACTCGACCGAGATTGATGGGGATCGTCTATTGTATGGGCGTCCGACGACGGCttcggaggggggggagcaATCGGATTattcgaggttgaggtcgCTTTGGGATCTGGTTAATCCTGCTCCTAAGAGTCCTGGTCCCAAGAGTCCTGCTCCTGCCACGGAGGGCACCACCCCGCAGCCTCAGACAGAAGTTGGCGTCGATCCCTTCAACATCCAACCGATCATTGACGAATGGGTTCCCACCTGGGTTCCTGGATGGATCTCCGACTTTGCCTCTGACTTTATTCGCGCCATGGCCCTGGCCAGCAACCAAGATGCAGTCCATGACTTGGTTGTCTCCCACGACTCGAAGATGATCTACCACCTTCTTGCTTGCCTCTGGGAGCGAAGGTTGTTCGTCACGGAAAATGATGACAAGATTGGTCTGGCACCGAGGGATGCGCAGAAAGGCGACGAGGTGCATGTTATTCCAGGGTGCCCGGCGCCGTTCATTCTTCGGAGACTGGATGGCCCCAATGTGAATACGAACTGGCAGTTGGGCGATTGGGAGAGCGATGCGCTGCCGCAGTACATGGTGGTTGGGAATGGGTTCTACCATGGGTTtatgggtggtgatggtggactCGGAAgaggggtggcggaggagaagattgcTCTGCACTAG